From one Humulus lupulus chromosome 8, drHumLupu1.1, whole genome shotgun sequence genomic stretch:
- the LOC133796941 gene encoding protochlorophyllide reductase, chloroplastic codes for MALQAASLVPSAVSVPKEGKTSASFKDSSLFGVSLDHFKAEISSCALRCKRTGPVKAQTTATTTPSVAKSSSEGKKTLRKGSVIVTGASSGLGLATAKALAETGKWHVIMACRDFLKTERAAKAAGINKENYSIIHLDLASLDSVRQFVDNFRLSGRPLDVLVCNAAVYQPTAKEPSFTAEGFELSVGTNHLGHFLLARLLLEDLNKSDYPSKRLIIVGSITGNTNTLAGNVPPKANLGDLRGLAGGLNGLNTSSMIDGGSFDGAKAYKDSKVCNMLIMQEFHRRFHEETGITFSSLYPGCIATTGLFREHIPLFKLLFPPFQKYITKGFVSEEDAGKRLAQVVSDPSLTKSGVYWSWNKASASFENQLSEEASDAEKARKVWEISEKLVGLAE; via the exons ATGGCACTTCAGGCTGCTTCTTTGGTTCCCTCTGCTGTCTCTGTTCCCAAAGAG GGAAAAACTAGTGCTTCTTTCAAGGACTCAAGCCTGTTTGGAGTTTCTCTAGACCATTTCAAAGCTGAAATCAGCTCTTGTGCTCTTCGGTGCAAG AGAACAGGGCCAGTGAAAGCTCAGACAACGGCCACCACAACTCCGTCAGTGGCAAAGTCATCCTCAGAGGGAAAGAAAACTCTAAGAAAGGGAAGTGTCATAGTCACAGGGGCCTCCTCTGGATTGGGTCTAGCCACAGCCAAGGCTCTTGCTGAGACTGGAAAATGGCATGTGATCATGGCCTGCAGGGACTTTCTCAAGACTGAAAGAGCAGCTAAGGCTGCAGGCattaacaaagaaaactacagcaTCATACATTTGGACCTCGCTTCCCTCGACAGCGTCCGCCAATTCGTGGATAACTTCCGCCTGTCCGGGCGACCACTAGATGTTTTGGTCTGCAATGCTGCCGTTTATCAGCCAACAGCTAAGGAGCCTTCGTTTACCGCTGAAGGGTTTGAACTAAGTGTTGGGACTAACCATCTTGGCCACTTTCTCCTCGCTAGGTTGCTTCTTGAGGACTTGAACAAATCTGATTACCCTTCAAAGCGTCTCATCATTGTTGGCTCCATAACAG GGAACACAAACACTTTGGCCGGAAATGTACCTCCGAAGGCCAACTTAGGTGATTTGAGGGGGCTTGCTGGTGGACTAAATGGGCTAAACACGTCATCCATGATCGACGGTGGAAGCTTTGATGGCGCCAAGGCTTACAAAGACAGCAAAGTCTGCAACATGTTGATCATGCAGGAATTCCACAGGCGCTTCCATGAGGAAACAGGGATCACGTTTTCTTCCCTTTATCCTGGCTGCATTGCCACAACCGGCTTGTTCAGAGAGCACATTCCCTTGTTCAAGCTTCTCTTCCCTCCATTCCAAAAGTACATTACCAAGGGCTTTGTGTCAGAAGAGGATGCTGGCAAAAGACTTGCTCAG GTTGTGAGCGACCCGAGCTTGACAAAGTCAGGAGTTTACTGGAGCTGGAATAAGGCCTCAGCTTCGTTCGAGAACCAATTGTCAGAGGAAGCtagtgatgctgagaaggctCGTAAAGTGTGGGAAATCAGTGAGAAGCTTGTGGGTTTGGCCGAATAA
- the LOC133796939 gene encoding lanC-like protein GCL2: MADRFFQNTMPNFLAEGPKDETTPFETGQDSLTKLLSLPYKTLIDSLKRSALDLKQTVVRETWGLSGKRIQDYTVYTGTLGTAYLVFRAYQVTKNHNDLKLCLEMVNACDSASRESSRVTFLCGRAGVCALGAVAANHAGDERLLDHYLTQFKEIELCSELPNELLYGRVGFLWASSFINHHIGKNTISINHRRLVVDEIMKAGRKLAKKGKCPLMYEWHGKKYWGAAHGLAGIMHVLMDMELKPDEVEDVKGTLRYMIKNRFPSGNYPSSEGSESDRLVHWCHGAPGVSLTLVKAAEVFGDKEFLQAAMDAGDVVWNRGLLKRIGICHGISGNAYVFLALYRLTNKVEYLYKAKAFACFLHDRAQRLVCEGKMHGGDRPYSLFEGIGGMAYLFLDMIEPSEARFPAYEL, translated from the exons atggcgGACCGATTCTTCCAAAATACGATGCCGAATTTTCTAGCAGAGGGACCTAAAGACGAGACGACACCATTTGAGACAGGCCAAGATTCGCTCACAAAGCTTCTCTCTCTTCCATACAAAACACTCATAGACAGTCTCAAAAGATCTGCCTTGGACCTCAAACAAACG GTGGTGAGAGAGACTTGGGGTTTGAGTGGAAAACGAATACAAGATTATACAGTGTATACTGGGACTCTTGGAACGGCATACTTAGTCTTCAGAGCTTATCAAGTTACGAAGAATCATAATGATCTTAAATTATGCTTAGAAATGGTCAATGCTTGTGATTCTGCCTCCAGAGAGTCTAG CCGTGTGACATTCTTGTGTGGCCGAGCTGGTGTTTGTGCTCTTGGTGCTGTTGCAGCGAATCATGCTGGTGATGAAAGGCTACTTGACCACTACTTGACGCAATTCAAAGAG ATTGAACTCTGTAGTGAATTGCCTAATGAGTTACTATATGGAAGAGTTGGGTTCTTATGGGCCTCTTCATTCATAAATCATCATATTGGTAAAAATACAATTTCTATTAACCACAGA AGATTAGTTGTGGATGAGATCATGAAGGCTGGTAGAAAATTGGCCAAGAAAGGAAAATGCCCCTTGATGTATGAATGGCATGGGAAGAAGTACTGGGGTGCTGCTCATGGACTAGCGGGGATTATGCATGTGTTGATGGACATGGAACTGAAACCTGATGAGGTCGAGGATGTAAAGGGCACACTACGCTACATGATTAAGAATCGCTTTCCCAGTGGCAATTATCCTTCCAGTGAAGGAAGTGAATCAGACCGTCTAGTGCATTGGTGCCATGGTGCTCCTGGAGTATCTCTTACCCTTGTGAAGGCAGCTGAG GTGTTTGGAGATAAGGAGTTTCTGCAAGCAGCTATGGATGCAGGGGATGTTGTATGGAATCGTGGGCTGCTAAAGCGAATCGGTATCTGTCATGGCATCAGTGGAAATGCTTACGTCTTTCTTGCACTCTACCGATTGACAAATAAGGTGGAATACTTGTACAAGGCTAAAGCATTTGCTTGCTTCCTACATGATAGAGCTCAAAGACTCGTATGTGAGGGTAAGATGCATGGCGGTGACCGTCCCTACTCACTGTTTGAAGGTATTGGAGGAATGGCTTATCTCTTTCTAGACATGATTGAACCTTCGGAGGCCAGGTTTCCTGCTTATGAACTTTAA